The proteins below are encoded in one region of Fibrella aestuarina BUZ 2:
- a CDS encoding metal-dependent hydrolase family protein, with the protein MTAVYRLLHGTLFMACCSLLQAQPTTLLRPARVFDGEQLHEGWVVRVRGERIEAVGLPTTLPKLTNVPETVIDLPNTTLLPGLIEGHSHLLLHPYNETPWDDQVLREARSLRVARATVHAEKTLRAGFTTVRDLGTEGADYDDVGLKQAINQGIIPGPRMVIATRALIATGSYAPKGFSPDIDVPQGAEEADGHDRLIMAVRRQIGKGADVIKVYADYRWGLMAEARPTFTIEELKTIVEVAKSSGRGVVAHASTAEGMRRAILAGCETLEHGDAGTPDIFALMKQHGAALCPTLAAGDAIAQYRGWKKGTPEPERISQKRQTFRQALQAGVIICAGGDVGVFSHGDNARELEMMVDYGMTPTDVLRSATATNADVFHLADRGRVKAGLLADLIAVEGDPTKQINTIRHVKLVMKGGQRVN; encoded by the coding sequence ATGACCGCTGTCTACCGCTTGCTTCACGGCACCCTCTTTATGGCCTGCTGTTCGCTGCTACAGGCTCAGCCCACCACCCTGCTCCGCCCGGCCCGCGTATTCGATGGTGAGCAACTACACGAAGGCTGGGTGGTGCGGGTACGTGGCGAGCGGATTGAGGCAGTCGGGCTGCCAACCACGCTGCCCAAGCTCACCAACGTACCTGAGACGGTCATCGACCTGCCCAATACCACCCTACTGCCCGGCCTGATCGAAGGGCATTCGCACCTGCTGCTGCATCCGTATAACGAAACGCCCTGGGACGATCAGGTGCTGCGCGAAGCGCGGTCGCTGCGGGTCGCGCGGGCAACAGTGCATGCCGAGAAGACACTTCGGGCGGGGTTTACCACCGTGCGCGACCTGGGCACCGAAGGGGCCGATTACGATGACGTTGGTTTGAAACAGGCGATCAACCAGGGCATTATCCCCGGCCCACGCATGGTGATTGCCACGCGGGCCCTGATCGCCACGGGCAGCTACGCACCCAAAGGGTTCAGCCCCGATATCGACGTACCGCAGGGCGCCGAAGAAGCCGACGGTCACGACCGGCTCATCATGGCTGTGCGGCGCCAGATTGGCAAAGGGGCCGACGTGATCAAGGTCTATGCCGATTACCGCTGGGGCCTGATGGCCGAAGCCCGCCCGACTTTCACCATCGAGGAGTTGAAAACGATTGTGGAGGTGGCTAAAAGCAGCGGGCGCGGCGTGGTGGCGCACGCCAGCACCGCCGAAGGGATGCGCCGGGCGATTCTGGCCGGGTGCGAAACCCTGGAACACGGCGACGCAGGCACACCCGATATTTTTGCGCTGATGAAACAGCATGGCGCGGCCCTCTGCCCCACCCTCGCGGCGGGCGACGCGATTGCCCAGTACCGGGGCTGGAAAAAAGGGACGCCGGAGCCGGAGCGCATCAGCCAGAAACGGCAGACTTTCCGGCAGGCATTGCAGGCGGGCGTTATCATCTGCGCTGGGGGCGACGTGGGGGTCTTTTCACACGGCGACAATGCCCGCGAACTCGAGATGATGGTCGACTACGGCATGACACCCACTGACGTACTGCGATCGGCCACCGCTACCAACGCCGATGTGTTTCACCTGGCCGACCGGGGCCGCGTGAAAGCCGGTTTGCTGGCCGACCTGATTGCCGTGGAAGGTGATCCGACCAAACAGATCAACACCATTCGACATGTGAAGCTGGTGATGAAAGGCGGGCAGCGGGTCAACTAG
- the ald gene encoding alanine dehydrogenase codes for MVIGVPKEIKNNENRVALTPAGVAELRKHGHTVYVQVNAGVGSGFEDGEYIAAGAQMLPTIEDVYGIAEMIMKVKEPIAQEYNLIKENQLLFTYFHFASSEELTHAMIERKAICLAYETVEKTDRSLPLLVPMSEVAGRMAIQEGAKYLEKPQKGRGILLGGVPGVKPAKVLVLGGGIVGTQAARMAAGLGAHVTLMDISLPRLRYLADVMPANVDTMMSNDYNIREEVQQADLIVGAVLIPGAKAPHLVTRDMLKLMRPGTVLVDVAVDQGGCIETCRPTTHEDPTYVIDDVVHYCVANMPGAVPYTSTVALTNATLPYALQLANKGWQQACRDNAELRLGLNVVGGKIVYKGVADAFGLPLTTVDDVMTEEAVAN; via the coding sequence ATGGTCATTGGTGTTCCCAAAGAGATTAAAAACAACGAGAACCGCGTAGCCCTTACGCCCGCGGGTGTTGCTGAACTGCGTAAGCACGGTCATACGGTCTACGTACAGGTCAACGCCGGAGTCGGCAGCGGGTTTGAAGACGGCGAATACATTGCAGCAGGTGCGCAGATGCTCCCTACCATCGAAGACGTCTACGGCATCGCCGAGATGATCATGAAGGTGAAGGAACCCATCGCGCAGGAGTACAACCTCATCAAGGAGAACCAACTGCTGTTCACGTATTTCCACTTTGCTTCGTCGGAGGAACTGACCCACGCCATGATCGAGCGCAAGGCGATTTGCCTGGCTTACGAAACGGTCGAAAAAACGGATCGGAGCCTGCCGTTGCTGGTGCCGATGTCGGAAGTAGCCGGCCGGATGGCGATTCAGGAAGGAGCTAAATACCTCGAGAAACCCCAAAAAGGTCGGGGGATCCTGCTGGGCGGCGTTCCGGGCGTAAAACCCGCGAAAGTGCTCGTGCTCGGCGGCGGGATTGTGGGCACGCAAGCCGCCCGCATGGCTGCTGGTTTGGGCGCCCATGTGACACTGATGGACATCAGCCTGCCCCGCCTGCGTTACCTCGCCGACGTGATGCCCGCCAACGTCGACACGATGATGTCGAACGATTATAACATCCGGGAAGAAGTGCAGCAGGCCGACCTAATCGTGGGAGCCGTGCTGATTCCCGGTGCCAAAGCGCCGCACCTCGTTACCCGCGACATGCTGAAGCTGATGCGGCCCGGTACGGTGCTCGTCGACGTGGCGGTTGATCAGGGTGGTTGCATCGAAACCTGCCGCCCCACGACCCACGAAGACCCCACGTACGTTATTGACGACGTGGTACACTACTGCGTAGCTAACATGCCCGGTGCCGTGCCCTACACCAGCACCGTCGCCCTCACCAACGCAACCCTACCCTACGCGCTTCAACTGGCCAACAAAGGCTGGCAGCAGGCGTGCCGCGACAACGCCGAGCTTCGGCTAGGCCTGAATGTGGTGGGCGGAAAAATTGTTTACAAAGGTGTTGCCGATGCGTTTGGCCTGCCCCTCACCACCGTCGACGACGTGATGACCGAAGAGGCAGTAGCCAACTAA
- a CDS encoding Lrp/AsnC family transcriptional regulator has translation MELDKIDRAILALLQANAQLTIQEIGQQINLSKTPVHERIKRLEREGIIDRYVTVLNKKKLGNRLQIYCQVTLDKQNRDSFDAFDVAIATLPEVLDCCRVSGAFDYLIKLIVMDMDDYNRFYQDQFSVIPGIVHISSFFVMAEVKNTTVVPV, from the coding sequence ATGGAACTTGATAAAATCGATCGGGCTATTTTGGCCTTGTTACAGGCAAACGCCCAACTCACCATTCAGGAGATCGGGCAGCAGATCAACCTGTCGAAGACGCCCGTGCATGAACGCATCAAACGGCTTGAGCGCGAAGGGATTATCGATCGCTACGTGACGGTGTTGAATAAAAAGAAGCTGGGCAACCGGTTGCAGATTTACTGCCAGGTCACGCTCGACAAACAGAACCGCGACAGCTTCGACGCCTTTGACGTAGCGATTGCCACGCTACCCGAGGTGCTCGACTGCTGCCGGGTATCGGGGGCGTTCGATTACCTGATCAAGTTGATCGTAATGGATATGGATGACTACAACCGCTTTTATCAGGACCAGTTTTCGGTCATTCCGGGTATCGTCCACATCAGTAGTTTCTTCGTGATGGCCGAGGTAAAAAACACAACCGTCGTGCCGGTTTGA
- a CDS encoding NAD(P)/FAD-dependent oxidoreductase — MHDVIIIGGGLAGLVGALELRRAGFDVLLIERKTYPFHKVCGEYVSNEVRPYLTALGIDLDALGAARISQFWLSAPSGRVLTAPLDLGGFGISRYTLDDELYHLGLAAGVQFRLAQTVTDVQFADDQFTVLLGNGEISTARLVLGTFGKRTKLDKTLDRAFMQAPSPYVGVKYHISGIDFPKDVIALHNFPDGYCGMSAIEDDKYCLCYLTTRTNVRTHGSIDAMEQAVLCQNPHLRAVFEQATFLYDRPEVINEVSFAPKQAVENHILMAGDAAGLITPLCGNGMAMAIHGAKLVSGLSARFLRNELDRPTLERTYQTDWSRLFGRRLWVGRTVQQLFGRAWLSEAAVATFGLLKPALRTVMKQTHGEVIAVK, encoded by the coding sequence ATGCACGACGTGATCATCATTGGTGGTGGGTTGGCGGGACTGGTTGGCGCGCTCGAACTGAGGCGGGCGGGCTTCGATGTGCTGCTGATCGAGCGCAAAACCTACCCCTTTCACAAAGTCTGCGGCGAATATGTCTCCAACGAAGTGCGGCCTTACCTAACGGCGCTGGGTATTGATCTCGACGCGCTGGGTGCCGCCCGCATCAGTCAGTTCTGGCTGTCGGCACCGTCGGGGCGGGTGCTCACGGCGCCGCTCGATCTGGGCGGATTTGGCATCAGCCGCTACACGCTTGATGATGAACTCTATCACCTGGGGCTCGCGGCGGGTGTGCAGTTTCGGCTGGCGCAAACCGTCACCGACGTGCAGTTTGCCGACGACCAATTCACGGTATTGCTGGGTAACGGCGAAATAAGCACTGCCCGACTCGTGCTGGGTACGTTCGGCAAACGAACCAAACTCGATAAAACCCTCGACCGGGCGTTTATGCAGGCCCCGTCGCCCTACGTGGGGGTGAAATACCACATCAGCGGCATTGATTTCCCGAAAGATGTGATTGCACTCCACAACTTCCCGGATGGCTACTGCGGCATGTCGGCGATCGAAGACGACAAGTACTGCCTTTGCTACCTGACGACCCGCACCAACGTGCGCACCCATGGCAGCATCGATGCGATGGAACAGGCTGTCTTGTGCCAAAACCCGCACCTGCGGGCCGTTTTTGAACAGGCCACCTTTCTTTACGACCGGCCCGAAGTAATCAACGAAGTGTCGTTTGCGCCGAAACAGGCCGTTGAAAACCACATACTAATGGCGGGCGATGCCGCCGGGCTGATTACGCCGCTCTGCGGCAATGGTATGGCGATGGCCATTCACGGCGCCAAGCTGGTAAGCGGCCTTTCGGCGCGCTTTCTACGAAACGAACTGGATCGGCCCACCCTCGAACGTACCTACCAAACCGACTGGTCGCGGTTGTTTGGGCGGCGGCTGTGGGTGGGGCGCACGGTGCAGCAACTCTTCGGCCGGGCCTGGCTGAGCGAGGCCGCCGTCGCTACCTTCGGGTTGCTCAAACCCGCCCTGCGCACGGTCATGAAACAGACACACGGGGAGGTGATAGCCGTAAAGTAG
- a CDS encoding zinc-binding dehydrogenase, protein MKTIQFDRTGKPADILAVVEKDLPQPGPGEVRIKVIASPINPSDIMFVQNLYGIRPQLPSGAGFEGMGVIDAVGDGVTLPVGQRVSFTGVGTWSEYAIAHHKGLIPVPDAIPDEVAAQLFVNPFTAFAMVEASGVQADGWLMLTAAGSAFGKMVIQLCQQRGIKTIGTVRRDDLNDELKKLGLTEVINTETDDMATRVKQITDGQGVLCVLDAVGGHTATEAMKCLGRGGTMLIYGLLSRQDPMLNAGLMIFRELTIKGFWLTDWMRRATPEARQRVSREVIEALSSGKIQLPVEASYGLDDIKKAVGHADAPGRWGKILVKP, encoded by the coding sequence ATGAAAACTATTCAGTTTGACCGAACCGGCAAACCCGCCGATATCCTCGCCGTTGTCGAGAAAGACCTGCCACAACCCGGCCCGGGTGAGGTACGTATCAAAGTCATTGCCAGCCCCATCAATCCGTCCGACATCATGTTCGTGCAGAACCTGTACGGAATCCGCCCCCAGCTCCCGTCGGGTGCCGGTTTCGAGGGCATGGGCGTGATCGACGCGGTAGGCGACGGCGTTACCCTGCCAGTGGGTCAGCGCGTTAGCTTTACGGGCGTGGGTACGTGGAGCGAATACGCCATCGCTCATCATAAGGGGTTGATCCCCGTTCCCGACGCCATTCCTGATGAAGTGGCCGCCCAGCTCTTCGTTAATCCGTTCACGGCCTTCGCGATGGTGGAAGCCTCAGGCGTGCAGGCCGACGGTTGGCTGATGCTTACCGCCGCGGGTTCGGCTTTCGGAAAAATGGTCATCCAGCTTTGCCAGCAACGGGGCATCAAAACCATCGGTACGGTGCGGCGCGACGACCTGAACGACGAACTTAAAAAACTCGGCCTGACGGAGGTAATCAACACCGAAACCGACGACATGGCGACCCGCGTCAAACAGATTACCGACGGGCAGGGCGTGCTGTGCGTACTCGATGCGGTAGGCGGCCACACAGCTACCGAAGCCATGAAATGCCTGGGCCGAGGGGGCACGATGCTCATCTACGGCCTGCTGAGCCGGCAAGACCCGATGCTCAACGCCGGCCTGATGATTTTCCGCGAACTGACGATCAAAGGTTTCTGGCTCACCGACTGGATGCGCCGCGCCACCCCCGAAGCCCGTCAACGGGTAAGTCGTGAAGTCATTGAAGCGCTTTCGTCGGGAAAAATTCAACTGCCCGTCGAAGCCAGCTACGGCCTGGACGACATCAAAAAGGCTGTCGGACATGCCGACGCACCCGGTCGCTGGGGTAAGATTTTGGTGAAGCCGTAG
- a CDS encoding MIP/aquaporin family protein, which translates to MQTSPFLGELIGTMVLLLLGDGVVANVVLKQTKGNSGGWIVITTGWAFAVTIAIFVAKAFGSIDAHLNPAVTLAFAVATNDYSHVIPFFTAQMLGGVLGGILVWLLYLPHWAVTPDPGDKLAVFCNSPAIRKTGPNLLSEAIATTVFILGLSGISSKALGVLATGVGPYLVGVLVWSIGLSLGGPTGYAINPARDLGPRVAHALLPIPGKGSSDWAYAWIPVAGPLIGAAVGGVLIQLFAL; encoded by the coding sequence ATGCAAACCTCTCCATTCTTAGGTGAACTTATTGGTACTATGGTGCTGCTGCTACTCGGCGACGGCGTTGTGGCCAACGTGGTACTGAAGCAAACAAAAGGCAATAGCGGCGGCTGGATCGTCATCACCACGGGCTGGGCTTTCGCGGTGACCATCGCCATTTTTGTGGCCAAAGCCTTTGGCAGTATCGACGCCCATCTGAACCCGGCCGTCACGCTGGCGTTTGCCGTTGCCACCAATGATTACAGCCATGTCATTCCTTTTTTTACGGCTCAGATGCTGGGTGGCGTGCTGGGCGGCATACTGGTGTGGCTGCTCTACCTGCCGCACTGGGCCGTCACGCCCGATCCGGGCGATAAGCTGGCCGTTTTCTGCAACAGCCCCGCCATCCGCAAAACGGGGCCTAACCTGCTGAGTGAAGCCATCGCCACGACGGTGTTTATTCTGGGTTTGTCGGGCATCTCGTCCAAAGCGCTGGGTGTGTTGGCAACGGGCGTTGGCCCCTACCTGGTGGGGGTACTGGTCTGGAGCATCGGCTTGTCGCTGGGTGGCCCCACGGGCTACGCCATCAACCCGGCCCGTGATTTGGGGCCGCGCGTGGCGCATGCGTTGTTACCCATCCCGGGCAAAGGATCGTCGGACTGGGCCTATGCCTGGATACCCGTAGCCGGTCCGCTGATTGGTGCGGCGGTGGGGGGCGTGCTGATTCAGCTGTTTGCCTTATAA
- a CDS encoding acyl-[acyl-carrier-protein] thioesterase yields the protein MRRKFAGMAFIQTDAYTLRNYECDAAGRLSIPALMNLMQESANRNAYDYGIDSETLQANGLGWMLMRFGLVMHHYPRSGQTIRIVTYPTGVEKFFVYRDFRVYADAVLLAEATSTWLVFDSHKRTMVPTPDFIRSLVCPDVDQPSPRLPLKPNYPSVEVAEEAQAVTVGWFDIDSNQHVNNVVYIRWLLEQLPDAVLQTQELAELDVVYRNETHWHERVLVQHQADDAGTFHHRLALAETGKDVLLARTRWRR from the coding sequence TTGCGCCGTAAGTTTGCGGGCATGGCTTTTATCCAGACAGACGCCTATACGCTGCGTAACTACGAGTGCGACGCCGCCGGCCGACTGAGCATCCCCGCGCTGATGAACCTGATGCAGGAATCGGCCAATCGCAACGCCTACGATTACGGAATCGATAGCGAAACCCTGCAAGCCAACGGGCTGGGCTGGATGCTGATGCGCTTTGGGCTGGTGATGCACCACTACCCGCGCAGTGGGCAGACGATCCGGATTGTAACGTACCCAACGGGTGTGGAGAAGTTCTTTGTCTATCGCGATTTTCGGGTATATGCCGATGCGGTGTTATTGGCCGAAGCGACCAGCACCTGGCTGGTGTTCGATAGCCATAAGCGCACGATGGTACCCACGCCCGATTTTATCCGTTCACTGGTTTGCCCCGACGTCGACCAGCCATCGCCGCGCTTACCGCTCAAGCCCAATTATCCATCGGTTGAGGTTGCAGAGGAAGCTCAGGCCGTTACGGTGGGCTGGTTTGACATCGACAGTAATCAGCACGTCAACAATGTCGTCTACATCCGGTGGCTGCTCGAACAATTGCCAGATGCCGTGCTGCAAACGCAGGAACTGGCCGAACTCGATGTGGTATACCGCAACGAAACTCACTGGCACGAACGGGTGCTGGTGCAGCATCAGGCCGACGACGCAGGTACGTTCCATCACCGCCTCGCGCTGGCCGAAACCGGCAAAGATGTGTTGCTGGCCAGAACCCGCTGGCGTCGCTGA
- a CDS encoding ComEA family DNA-binding protein: MVPLTPARTDDALNQLFQELFPTQAEGIDYQTLFDNLAQLYSNPLDLNTATRDELAATYLLSERQLTSLLTYRAANGPLLDIAELQTIPDFDVSTIQRIRAFVTVRTATLIANLPSPSDHYVLTRYERVLETQKGFSEAIPSKNGTLPTRYLGSPGGWYARYRNSRPGTYSIGLTLEQDPGEVFRWSPAMRQYGPDFVSFHAQIQRRGRWKNIILGDFQQQIGQGLMLSAGFSLGKNAETILTVRRPTLGARPYTSLSEYGYLRGLSATYALTPYLDLTLFAARNRRDANVALGKTPTDADVVTSFLTSGLHQTSGDLLDLRAVAETNLGGHLHFQRNSLQLGLTYLQTTFDKPIQKRDLPYNNYEFSGTQNRLVGLHGGYVWRNVNLFSEMAYSSGSLTDSGGLGAVLGTLVGISRRLDLAVLARHYDRNFHSFYANSFSESSRPINETGLYGGFKYSVYRKLTLSGFFDGFRFPWWKYLVDGPSGGFDYLLSATYAPNRQTRLALIFHDEHKQKNSPDSKTSPKALTETTRRNLALTADYSLMPYLTMRSRLQAGTFGYASAASSSRGFALVQDATYERGRWSLSGRIALFGTDDYDSRQYVYERDVLYAFSFPAYFDRGIRHYLLARYTASKHLDLWFRYARTDLTNQPDIGSDLDLISAPHKTELKLQARWRF, encoded by the coding sequence ATGGTTCCCCTGACGCCGGCTCGTACTGACGATGCGCTGAATCAGCTTTTTCAGGAGTTATTTCCGACGCAGGCCGAGGGCATCGATTACCAAACGCTGTTCGACAATCTGGCGCAGCTCTACAGCAATCCCCTCGACCTGAACACGGCCACCCGCGATGAACTGGCAGCCACGTACCTGCTTAGCGAGCGCCAACTTACCAGCCTGCTCACCTACCGCGCCGCCAATGGGCCGCTGCTCGACATAGCCGAGCTACAGACCATACCTGATTTCGACGTATCTACCATTCAGCGGATACGGGCGTTCGTGACGGTGCGCACGGCGACGCTCATCGCTAACCTACCCAGCCCGTCGGATCACTACGTACTGACCCGCTACGAGCGTGTCCTGGAAACGCAGAAAGGCTTTTCGGAAGCCATACCCAGCAAGAACGGCACGCTGCCGACGCGCTACCTGGGCAGTCCCGGCGGGTGGTATGCGCGCTACCGAAACAGCCGCCCCGGCACCTACAGCATCGGACTAACGCTGGAACAGGATCCCGGCGAGGTGTTTCGCTGGAGCCCGGCCATGCGCCAATACGGTCCCGACTTTGTTTCGTTTCATGCGCAGATTCAGCGTCGGGGGCGTTGGAAGAATATCATTCTCGGTGATTTCCAGCAGCAGATTGGGCAGGGCCTGATGCTGTCGGCGGGGTTTTCGCTGGGCAAAAACGCCGAAACAATCCTGACCGTGCGGCGGCCCACGCTGGGGGCCAGGCCATACACCTCGCTGAGTGAGTACGGTTATCTGCGGGGCTTGTCGGCAACTTACGCGCTAACCCCATACCTCGACCTGACGCTCTTTGCGGCCCGCAACCGGCGGGATGCCAACGTAGCACTGGGTAAAACGCCGACTGATGCCGATGTGGTTACGTCATTTCTGACGTCGGGTCTGCACCAAACGTCGGGCGATCTGCTCGATCTGCGGGCGGTGGCGGAAACCAATCTGGGCGGGCACCTGCACTTCCAGCGAAACAGCTTGCAACTGGGCCTGACGTACCTACAAACGACGTTCGACAAACCCATTCAGAAGCGCGATTTACCCTACAACAACTATGAGTTCAGCGGCACGCAGAACCGCCTCGTTGGGCTACATGGTGGGTACGTCTGGCGCAACGTCAATCTGTTTAGCGAAATGGCCTACAGCAGCGGCTCCCTCACCGACAGTGGCGGGCTGGGCGCCGTGCTGGGTACGTTGGTGGGCATCAGCCGACGCCTCGACCTGGCCGTACTGGCGCGGCACTACGACCGGAATTTTCACAGTTTTTACGCCAATTCATTCAGCGAAAGCAGCCGACCCATCAACGAAACAGGCCTGTATGGCGGGTTCAAGTACAGCGTCTACCGGAAACTGACGCTCAGTGGTTTCTTCGATGGGTTCCGGTTTCCGTGGTGGAAATACCTTGTCGATGGACCGTCGGGTGGGTTCGATTACCTGCTATCGGCCACGTATGCCCCCAATCGGCAAACCCGATTGGCGCTTATTTTCCATGACGAACACAAACAGAAAAACAGCCCCGATAGCAAAACCTCACCGAAGGCTCTGACCGAAACTACCCGCCGCAATCTGGCCCTAACGGCCGACTACAGCCTAATGCCTTACCTGACGATGCGGTCTCGGCTACAGGCGGGTACGTTTGGGTATGCGTCGGCAGCCAGCAGTTCACGGGGCTTTGCGCTAGTGCAGGACGCCACCTACGAACGCGGCCGCTGGAGCCTGAGCGGGCGCATAGCTCTGTTCGGCACCGACGATTACGACAGTCGCCAGTACGTATATGAGCGCGATGTGCTGTATGCGTTTTCGTTTCCGGCCTATTTCGATCGGGGCATCCGACATTACCTCCTCGCCCGCTACACGGCCAGCAAACACCTCGACCTCTGGTTTCGCTACGCCCGAACCGATCTGACCAACCAGCCCGACATCGGCTCTGACCTCGACCTGATTTCCGCACCCCACAAAACCGAACTGAAACTACAGGCCCGCTGGCGATTCTAA
- a CDS encoding nucleotidyltransferase domain-containing protein codes for MKEEIKRELSRLEKQHDIKILYAVESGSRAWGFASTDSDWDVRYIYVHKLDWYLEIDSKRDNQEEILPNDIDLAGWELKKALRLFRKSNPPMLEWLRSPLVYLQQSSTADKLRDLVEEYFSPRACLHHYLHMAERNFQAYLLKERVRVKKYFYVLRPLLACDWIWHTNTMAPMEFHRLVDSQVADASIKTLIQELLTRKMAGEELGEEPKNQLLNDFLEEKIIFYNQCIKSLGPVEQPDTTRLNKLFKETLYEAWGNDDSC; via the coding sequence ATGAAAGAAGAAATAAAACGAGAACTGTCGAGGCTCGAAAAGCAGCACGATATCAAAATTTTGTACGCCGTTGAAAGCGGGAGTCGTGCCTGGGGTTTTGCATCAACCGACAGCGACTGGGATGTTCGCTACATCTATGTACACAAATTAGACTGGTATCTGGAAATTGACAGTAAGCGAGATAACCAGGAAGAAATTCTGCCTAACGACATCGATCTAGCAGGCTGGGAATTGAAAAAAGCCCTGCGCCTTTTCAGGAAGTCAAATCCGCCGATGCTGGAATGGCTCCGAAGCCCATTGGTCTATTTGCAGCAATCTTCAACGGCCGACAAGCTGCGTGATTTAGTAGAGGAATATTTCAGCCCTAGAGCTTGTTTGCATCACTACCTACATATGGCAGAACGGAACTTTCAAGCCTATTTGCTCAAAGAACGAGTAAGAGTCAAAAAGTACTTCTACGTGCTACGCCCTCTACTTGCCTGCGACTGGATTTGGCACACGAACACAATGGCCCCAATGGAATTTCATAGGCTCGTAGACAGTCAGGTAGCAGATGCATCCATAAAAACCTTAATTCAGGAATTATTGACAAGAAAGATGGCGGGTGAAGAGCTTGGCGAAGAGCCCAAAAACCAATTGCTCAATGATTTTCTAGAGGAGAAAATTATATTCTACAATCAATGCATTAAATCACTAGGTCCTGTTGAACAACCAGATACAACTCGACTCAACAAATTGTTCAAGGAAACCCTTTATGAAGCTTGGGGCAATGATGACAGTTGCTAA
- a CDS encoding acetyl-CoA C-acetyltransferase: MANAFIYDAVRTPRGRGKSDGSLHDMQPITLLTSVLKNLRDRNNLDTRLVDDVIMGCVTPIGEQGADIARTAVLEAGYAESVAGVQLNRFCSSGLEAINQAAAYVMSGQVDAVIAGGVESMSRVPMGSDGGALFMNPQIVAQHNIVPQGISADLIATRQGYSRSDVDAFAAESYRRAEVAQRENRFQKTLVPLKDDIGVTVLDRDEGVRPGTTAESLGKLKPAFEAMGQMGLDALALLKYAHVSQINHVHHAGNSSQIVDGAAGVLVGSEAFGQAAGLKPRARIVAFAIVGSEPTIMLTGPVPATHKVLKKAGMQISDIDLFEVNEAFAAVPMLFMDEFGVDHSQVNVSGGAIALGHPLGATGAIISATLLDELERTNKQFGLSTLCIGGGMGIATIFERLN; this comes from the coding sequence ATGGCTAACGCCTTCATCTACGACGCCGTCAGAACCCCACGCGGGCGCGGCAAAAGCGACGGGTCGCTCCACGACATGCAACCGATCACGTTGCTGACCAGCGTGCTGAAAAACCTGCGCGACCGCAATAACCTCGATACCCGCCTGGTCGACGACGTGATTATGGGTTGCGTAACGCCCATTGGCGAACAGGGAGCCGACATAGCCCGCACGGCGGTGTTGGAAGCGGGTTATGCTGAGTCGGTGGCGGGTGTGCAACTCAACCGGTTCTGTTCGTCGGGGCTGGAGGCCATCAATCAAGCGGCGGCGTACGTGATGTCGGGGCAGGTTGATGCGGTCATTGCGGGCGGCGTGGAGTCGATGTCGCGGGTGCCGATGGGCTCCGATGGCGGCGCGCTTTTCATGAACCCGCAGATTGTGGCGCAGCACAACATCGTGCCGCAGGGCATTTCGGCCGACCTGATCGCCACCCGGCAGGGTTACAGCCGGAGCGACGTCGATGCCTTCGCGGCCGAATCGTACCGGCGGGCGGAAGTGGCGCAGCGCGAAAACCGGTTCCAGAAAACGCTGGTGCCGCTGAAAGACGATATCGGCGTGACCGTGCTCGACCGCGACGAAGGCGTTCGGCCCGGCACTACCGCCGAGAGTCTGGGTAAACTGAAACCCGCTTTTGAAGCGATGGGGCAGATGGGCCTCGACGCGCTGGCGCTGCTCAAATACGCCCATGTTAGCCAGATCAATCACGTGCACCATGCCGGGAATTCGTCGCAGATTGTCGACGGGGCGGCGGGTGTGCTGGTGGGCAGCGAGGCCTTCGGGCAGGCGGCGGGCCTTAAACCCCGCGCCCGCATCGTGGCTTTCGCCATCGTGGGCTCAGAGCCGACGATCATGCTGACGGGGCCTGTACCAGCCACCCACAAGGTGCTGAAAAAAGCGGGTATGCAAATCAGCGACATCGACCTGTTTGAAGTGAATGAAGCGTTTGCCGCCGTGCCGATGCTGTTTATGGACGAGTTTGGCGTCGACCACAGTCAGGTCAACGTGAGCGGTGGGGCTATTGCGCTGGGTCATCCGCTGGGCGCAACGGGTGCCATCATTTCGGCCACGCTGCTTGACGAACTGGAACGCACCAACAAGCAATTTGGCTTGTCGACGCTCTGCATCGGGGGCGGCATGGGCATCGCCACCATCTTCGAGCGGCTGAACTAG